The DNA window AGAGAATCGTGTCATACCATCATAGAGCCACGGAGCTGTGGAGTCATGGAGCTGTAAAGccagaatcatagactcacagaGCGGTTGGGCTGGAAGGtcccttaaagatcacagaactgcagaaccaCAGATGGAAtacttgggttggaagggccctggAAGATCCCAACCCTTGCCTTGTtctggttgccccccaccagctcaggctgcccagggccccatggGGAGATGCTGGGGGTCTCTGGAGTGCAGTGGAGGATGCGCAGCCCGGGCTGTGGCTATCAGCTTTTGGCAGCGTCCCGGCAGCGGTGGGTGACCAGCAGAGGGCCCGGCTCTGCCGCTCCTTTATCCCGCCCGGAGCGCCCCGCAGAGCCCACAGCAGCGGCCGCAGCCGGACCGAGCGGAGCTCCTCCGGCCCCTCCTCGTTCCCCGCAGCCCCGGGGCTGCTCCGTCAGACGCTTCCCGCAGAGGGTGCGGAGGACATCATGCCTTCGCCCCCATCGCTcgtcctcctgctgctggcactgccgGGGGCCGCGGCGATGCCGGGCGCAGTCGGGCGGCACGCAGAAGGTGGCGTGCGCCCAAACCAGGGCGCAGGTGGAGGCGGGATGCTGCCGGTGGCTGCACAGGATAACGCAGAGCTGAAGGCGCGGCCGCGTCGGGGCACGGTGGAGGACTCCAAGTCGGTGCAGCAGTACGTGCCGGGGGTGCGGGTGGAGTTCCCACGGCCCATCAACGCCGCCAGCCTGCACCCCACCAGGGCCATGGTGCCGTCCAGCACCGACCCCTCTGAGCAGCAGCGGGGGGTCCCCACGGACGGGGGGGCTGAGCCCGCCGCCAACCTGACCACGGTGTCCGACAAGAGGCTGCAAATCCAGAACCCGCTGTACCCGGTGACGGAGAACTCGTACAGCGCCTACGCCGTCATGTTCCTGTCCCTCATCGTCTTCGCAGTGGGCATCATTGGGAACCTGTCGGTGATGTGCATCGTGTGGCACAACTACTACATGAAGAGCGCCTGGAACTCCATCCTGGCCAGCCTGGCTTTCTGGGACTTCCTCATCCTCTTCTTCTGCCTGCCTGTGGTCATCTTCAACGAGATCACCAAGAAGAGGCTGCTGGGGGACATCTCGTGCCGCATCGTGCCCTTCATGGAGGtaaggagctgctctgcccccTTCTTTTGGGGGTTCCATCGCTGCCCAGGGCCTGGCACTGTGTGCCGAGACCTCACCGTGGGGGAACATTCCCCATGTTgactgctgagcagagctggggcagggatggggttGGGAACCTGAGATCTCTGCTCATTCCTTATGGGTGAAAAAAACGACCCCAAGATATAGAATCATGGGATAgagtcattcaggttggaaaaaacctttaAGATCAAGTCCGACCAGGAACCTAACGCTACCAAGTCCACGTTAAGTCCCCAAATCACCCCAAATCTTCTGGAGGTGCGCTCTGCACAGTCCTGGGGGCGGCCAGGCTATTAGTGCAGGTATTAGTGCAGGAGGCCCCAGGAGCAATTGTTCGTGGCCTGGATGCACACACCTGCGCAGGGCATCCAGAGATGCACTTTGGGTACAGGTCTGGGTGATTCCAGGCCCAGCCCTACGTGTGCCCTGACCGCAGCCAGCACCTGCAGGTTGCAGCCCGGCACAACGAGATGATGGGCTGCCAGCATCCCAACAATGCCTCTGTTGCTCAGTGAAGCAGAAGTTGCTCATTCCTGGAGGTCTCCCATCCCAGACTTATTAAGTGAGGGCTTTGTTGCATTCCTGCCCTCCACCTCAAGCATCCCATGGCACGACGAGGCAGCAGGAGTACTCAGATAGGGGCAGGAATACGGATGGGCATTTGCCAAGGCAGGTTCAGTGCTGGGTGAGaatggaaagggaaggggaatgCCCCCAAAGCAGAGCCCTTCATGGGGAGGTGCTGCTGTGACCTGAATCTGGGCGGTCCAGTTTGCTGCACCTGTGAGGGTGGCACCTCCAGGATCAGTGAGCCAGCAGCACTGGACTGCCTCAGGATCCACCAAAGAGGGATGCTGAGATCTTGCTGAGGGGGATGCTGAAggatgggcacagcacagctctggggatGTGTGTCCCAGCACAGTCCCCAAGGACCAGGAGAGGAGAGCCTGGGGGCAGCCTTAGGGTAAAGGAGAGGCGGTGGTACAGCTGGTGCTGAGCAGAAGTGCTGGGACacgagcagcactgctgggcgGTGGGGCTGGGTATGGGATGGCAATGGCaatgctgtgctgagggccATGGTGCTGTCAGGGGAGACGCACAGAAACTGAGTGGTGATGCTGGGTGTTTGGCATgagctgctgtgccctgcagcactaATGAGGCCAACTCAGAGCCACTGCAAAGGGCACAGCGGGGATGCCAGAGCTGTTCTGGGTCGGAGGTGCCAGGTCTGTTTCTTGCAAAACCCACTGGCAGGTTGCTGCATGCTGCACACACATCACAAGGTTTCCCAAGCGCTGGGAATGTCCTTCGGCACAGGGGGATGTTTGGTGGCTTCGTGAGGCCAGGAACAGCCACAGGGCTTTGGGGCAGCAGCATGTgactgctgtgctcctggcCAGGGGCTGCGGGGTTGAATGCTGATTGTGACCCTCGGCGCCTGGGCAGCCCTCCCTTTGCCTCCTTTGGCCTCTTCCCTTTGGCAAACAGGGGTGTTTCTCCTCAATGCAGTGGAAATTGCCCCGAGCTGGTCTGTGACAACGGTGTCCTCAGCTCTATTGGGCTGCCTGGGAAGCAGGCAGCAGATCTGCAGAACAGGGCAGGGACGAGCCAGCCTGGGCAGCCAGGGCCATGGGAAGGCTTTGATGGGAGCAGAGGTCCGtgcttttcctctccaaaaacATCCAGAATAGAAGAAGAGCCTGAGAGACAATCCTGCTGTTCCCACCCTGGCTGGATGGACAGACTGGCATCCATCAAAGCTTTGTGCAGAACAGAGAGCAGTGCAGGGACACGTGGGTCAAGGGACGCTTATCCGGCGCCCCTCCAGGAGTCACAGGAAGGTGGCTCCACACCTGGGACGCGACCTCTGCCAAACCTTGGAGGAAGGCTCTGGGGCTGTTGGGTAGCTGGGAGTTTCCAGTGCCATCGCCAAGTCAACCCCTCCGAGGCCCCCACTGAAGTCCCACCTGTTCTGCTTCCTCTTCACCAGGTCTCATCCCTGGGAGTCACCACCTTCAGCCTCTGCGCCCTGGGCATCGACAGGTTCCACGCGGCCACCAGCCCGCAGGCCAGCGCCCGGCCCATCGAGCAGTGCCAGTCCATCATTGCCAAGCTGGCTGTCATCTGGGTGGGCTCCATGACGCTGTCGGTGCCCGAGGTCCTGCTCTGGCAGCTGGCCCAGGACACGTCGCCCGTGTCTGGCGTGGTGACCGAGTTTTGCACCATGAAGCCTTCGTCCAACCTGCCCGAGTCCGTCTACTCGCTGGTGCTCACCTACCAGAACGCCCGGATGTGGTGGTACTTCGGCTGCTACTTCTGCCTGCCCCTCCTCTTCACTGTGAGCTGCCAGCTGGTGACCCGCAGGATCCGCGGCACCGAGCAGAAGGCCGAGTGCCGTGGGACCAAACACAGCCAGTGTGAGAGCCACCTCAACTGCACCATCATCGGGCTGACCGTCATCTACGGGCTCTGCACCACCCCTGAGAACGTCTGCAACATCGTGGTGGCCTACATGTCCCCCGACATGTCCAAGCAGACCTTGGACCTGCTCAACCTCATCAACcagttctttctgttcttcaagtGCTCGGTGACGCCCGTCCTGCTCCTGTGCCTCTGCAGACCCCTGGGCCAGGCCTTCAtggattgctgctgctgctgctgcgagGGCTG is part of the Lagopus muta isolate bLagMut1 chromosome 24, bLagMut1 primary, whole genome shotgun sequence genome and encodes:
- the GPR37L1 gene encoding G-protein coupled receptor 37-like 1 codes for the protein MPSPPSLVLLLLALPGAAAMPGAVGRHAEGGVRPNQGAGGGGMLPVAAQDNAELKARPRRGTVEDSKSVQQYVPGVRVEFPRPINAASLHPTRAMVPSSTDPSEQQRGVPTDGGAEPAANLTTVSDKRLQIQNPLYPVTENSYSAYAVMFLSLIVFAVGIIGNLSVMCIVWHNYYMKSAWNSILASLAFWDFLILFFCLPVVIFNEITKKRLLGDISCRIVPFMEVSSLGVTTFSLCALGIDRFHAATSPQASARPIEQCQSIIAKLAVIWVGSMTLSVPEVLLWQLAQDTSPVSGVVTEFCTMKPSSNLPESVYSLVLTYQNARMWWYFGCYFCLPLLFTVSCQLVTRRIRGTEQKAECRGTKHSQCESHLNCTIIGLTVIYGLCTTPENVCNIVVAYMSPDMSKQTLDLLNLINQFFLFFKCSVTPVLLLCLCRPLGQAFMDCCCCCCEGCGPDAASSEGSADSKLKTEMSSSIFFDKPRESPPPLLALGTPC